Proteins co-encoded in one Quercus robur chromosome 8, dhQueRobu3.1, whole genome shotgun sequence genomic window:
- the LOC126696544 gene encoding receptor like protein 29 isoform X1: MCYSFSLSTLTLLLLFLSLASPNTTNAKKQPPNNMLPSEAETLFKIMESMSSDQVWRISHPNPCQPGSSWPGIECKSAQDNHLHVTRLDFGTPPNPTCKNTATFPSQILALPYLQSAFFFNCFTHTKTTLSFSKIGESNSSLQQISLRSNPALIGPIPPQISSLKSLQILTLSQNRLTGQIPVTIFSVNSLVHLDLSYNMLTGAIPSQVGNLKNLVGLDLSYNSLTGSIPVTVGQLGLLQKLDLSSNSLTGAIPDSIEKLNLLAFMALSNNKLRGHFPRGLAKLQSLQYFIMDDNPMNVPLPVEFGDLVKLQELRLANSGYSGTIPPSFSQLMNLSTLSLQNNRLSGEIPAGFGSLPRIYHLNLSRNLLSGVVPFDSSFLNRLRRNLDLSGNPGLCLSPSVAYRMKIGVSVCGSNKTSGSVIQPLKSQAPSGLISISFFLFVPWGLLGLHQILFPGSRFCHHVMHWRSECIFR, translated from the exons ATGTGCTATTCCTTCTCGCTCTCTACTCtcacccttcttcttcttttcctctcaCTAGCTTCTCCCAACACTACCAATGCAAAGAAACAACCCCCCAACAACATGCTTCCATCTGAAGCAGAGACTCTTTTCAAGATCATGGAATCCATGTCTTCTGATCAAGTTTGGAGAATCTCCCATCCCAACCCTTGTCAGCCTGGTTCATCCTGGCCTGGAATAGAGTGCAAATCAGCTCAGGACAACCACCTACATGTTACTAGGCTTGACTTTGGGACCCCACCAAACCCAACTTGCAAAAACACAGCCACATTTCCTTCACAAATACTAGCTCTTCCTTACTTGCAATCTGCGTTCTTCTTCAACTGTTTCACTCACACCAAAACCACCCTCTCTTTTTCAAAAATCGGAGAATCTAATTCTTCACTCCAACAAATTAGTCTAAGATCAAACCCAGCACTCATAGGTCCAATCCCACCTCAAATTTCTTCACTGAAGTCCTTACAAATCCTCACATTGTCCCAGAACCGCCTCACTGGGCAAATCCCAGTTACAATTTTTAGCGTGAACTCTTTAGTACACCTTGATTTGAGCTATAACATGCTCACAGGTGCTATACCATCCCAAGTAGGTAATCTCAAAAATCTCGTAGGCCTTGATTTGAGCTATAACTCACTAACAGGGTCAATCCCAGTGACAGTTGGCCAACTGGGTCTGCTTCAAAAGTTGGACTTGAGCTCGAATTCGCTTACTGGTGCTATTCCTGATAGCATTGAGAAGCTCAACTTGTTGGCGTTTATGGCTTTGAGCAACAACAAACTGCGTGGACACTTTCCAAGAGGATTGGCAAAGTTGCAAAGCTTGCAGTACTTCATTATGGATGACAATCCTATGAATGTGCCTCTCCCAGTAGAGTTTGGTGACCTTGTGAAACTACAAGAGCTCAGGCTTGCCAATTCAGGCTATTCAGGCACTATACCACCAAGCTTTTCACAGCTTATGAATCTAAGCACTTTGTCTTTGCAAAACAACCGATTAAGTGGTGAGATTCCAGCAGGTTTTGGCAGCCTTCCTCGCATATACCACTTGAATCTTAGCAGAAACTTGCTGTCCGGTGTTGTTCCTTTCGATTCAAGTTTCTTGAATAGACTGAGAAGGAACTTGGATCTTAGTGGAAACCCAGGTCTCTGTTTGAGTCCCTCTGTAGCATATAGGATGAAGATTGGTGTAAGTGTTTGTGGAAGCAACAAGACTAGTGGTTCTGTAATTCAGCCACTGAAATCTCAAGCTCCATCTGGGTTGATCTCCATATCATTCTTTCTATTTGTTCCTTGGGGCCTCCTGGGATTGCATCAAATATTGTTTCCA GGCTCCAGGTTCTGTCATCATGTCATGCATTGGCGCTCTGAGTGCATATTTCGGTAA
- the LOC126696544 gene encoding receptor like protein 29 isoform X2 → MCYSFSLSTLTLLLLFLSLASPNTTNAKKQPPNNMLPSEAETLFKIMESMSSDQVWRISHPNPCQPGSSWPGIECKSAQDNHLHVTRLDFGTPPNPTCKNTATFPSQILALPYLQSAFFFNCFTHTKTTLSFSKIGESNSSLQQISLRSNPALIGPIPPQISSLKSLQILTLSQNRLTGQIPVTIFSVNSLVHLDLSYNMLTGAIPSQVGNLKNLVGLDLSYNSLTGSIPVTVGQLGLLQKLDLSSNSLTGAIPDSIEKLNLLAFMALSNNKLRGHFPRGLAKLQSLQYFIMDDNPMNVPLPVEFGDLVKLQELRLANSGYSGTIPPSFSQLMNLSTLSLQNNRLSGEIPAGFGSLPRIYHLNLSRNLLSGVVPFDSSFLNRLRRNLDLSGNPGLCLSPSVAYRMKIGVSVCGSNKTSGSVIQPLKSQAPSGLISISFFLFVPWGLLGLHQILFPVLSSCHALAL, encoded by the exons ATGTGCTATTCCTTCTCGCTCTCTACTCtcacccttcttcttcttttcctctcaCTAGCTTCTCCCAACACTACCAATGCAAAGAAACAACCCCCCAACAACATGCTTCCATCTGAAGCAGAGACTCTTTTCAAGATCATGGAATCCATGTCTTCTGATCAAGTTTGGAGAATCTCCCATCCCAACCCTTGTCAGCCTGGTTCATCCTGGCCTGGAATAGAGTGCAAATCAGCTCAGGACAACCACCTACATGTTACTAGGCTTGACTTTGGGACCCCACCAAACCCAACTTGCAAAAACACAGCCACATTTCCTTCACAAATACTAGCTCTTCCTTACTTGCAATCTGCGTTCTTCTTCAACTGTTTCACTCACACCAAAACCACCCTCTCTTTTTCAAAAATCGGAGAATCTAATTCTTCACTCCAACAAATTAGTCTAAGATCAAACCCAGCACTCATAGGTCCAATCCCACCTCAAATTTCTTCACTGAAGTCCTTACAAATCCTCACATTGTCCCAGAACCGCCTCACTGGGCAAATCCCAGTTACAATTTTTAGCGTGAACTCTTTAGTACACCTTGATTTGAGCTATAACATGCTCACAGGTGCTATACCATCCCAAGTAGGTAATCTCAAAAATCTCGTAGGCCTTGATTTGAGCTATAACTCACTAACAGGGTCAATCCCAGTGACAGTTGGCCAACTGGGTCTGCTTCAAAAGTTGGACTTGAGCTCGAATTCGCTTACTGGTGCTATTCCTGATAGCATTGAGAAGCTCAACTTGTTGGCGTTTATGGCTTTGAGCAACAACAAACTGCGTGGACACTTTCCAAGAGGATTGGCAAAGTTGCAAAGCTTGCAGTACTTCATTATGGATGACAATCCTATGAATGTGCCTCTCCCAGTAGAGTTTGGTGACCTTGTGAAACTACAAGAGCTCAGGCTTGCCAATTCAGGCTATTCAGGCACTATACCACCAAGCTTTTCACAGCTTATGAATCTAAGCACTTTGTCTTTGCAAAACAACCGATTAAGTGGTGAGATTCCAGCAGGTTTTGGCAGCCTTCCTCGCATATACCACTTGAATCTTAGCAGAAACTTGCTGTCCGGTGTTGTTCCTTTCGATTCAAGTTTCTTGAATAGACTGAGAAGGAACTTGGATCTTAGTGGAAACCCAGGTCTCTGTTTGAGTCCCTCTGTAGCATATAGGATGAAGATTGGTGTAAGTGTTTGTGGAAGCAACAAGACTAGTGGTTCTGTAATTCAGCCACTGAAATCTCAAGCTCCATCTGGGTTGATCTCCATATCATTCTTTCTATTTGTTCCTTGGGGCCTCCTGGGATTGCATCAAATATTGTTTCCA GTTCTGTCATCATGTCATGCATTGGCGCTCTGA